The Salminus brasiliensis chromosome 3, fSalBra1.hap2, whole genome shotgun sequence genome contains a region encoding:
- the pogza gene encoding pogo transposable element with ZNF domain isoform X1 has product MAESELYMQCEEEDFAACQGNIDETVDMADAGVSLVPSDAAAASTVQSPTTEDTIKTTVLPVAAAPVVPKQLLSSVLQPIQMAAGGTPGQPIYIASQLSPGAPQNLTTSIGYIVPTGTGQPVAFLSPAQASQIITSQLASPSGTPQPTSPENYTTVQIPVKLTICGPSGVHNIAAVASAGMPARGLSSSSLLPVSSPADSVQVTSPSPTAPPTAASEVVNSEVQSKEVVSSPRTEPNPTVPAEMPTQKAQSEGLALTVSVARPTHLAPLGVSTFTAAGTTSTASAAGPTLTAPVTTFRAPMAVTTRTVPVTASARTIHEAGSTLSGPSTVHTQASSQIPQRNLPLLAPKPQSPRSVTQVFQGASRPPQTCSVCGASYKAVPSLRGYLCRCNQKLVNSIQALSVQLRKKRAKRVSHRSPTGHSSFSTSAGGRRPSTSPSPPPPIYPPVSASVKHVTTSEIPEGAPSPGTGDYDQHGKLIILVEDFFYGKDPGQPVLIENNQAPIMMKCHLCDKKLKNNIKLMNHMKHHMEMERQSGDVDCHTECQHCFRNFSSPFTLQCHVETVHSQVECTALCKICELSFENEPLFLNHMKLIHKPGEMPYMCQVCNFRSSFYNDVVVHFRELHKDTNCLQCSYCLKVFKSSNGYQLHYSKHQKKTVQHCDKCRLQFLYSKEKAEHKALFHRTHLKPVQLMGLKPGTRVTIRAYSMKKVDNGSTLKAPSKSAHSPPLKEIPPSPAPSVAVPRCSGQKITPAKRKPVESMLELMTKFQNQCEPAKKQFCMECNYEIPDFSSHFPTFVHCSLCHYRTCCSRAYANHMISNHVSRKTTTKYLNLYKPCPKLGHLSCYSCDYTTEVGDSMAKHLAANPGHSSSYCKFSEGFSRGYKRFVFIPTDLIRPDQRPDTRTLLPLHVIQVAQHSLSDPSKSGTPPNQCTNLPVSTAHTPSIPIQVQPVDQSTVPDENCGTQPKDSSPQKSGLSNSAHSRPEIAVGGSLTLAQLKMVLYALCFGVPQAANHFDTQPQEVQSLLLKRQNQLGPLKSREGLIPRASDRLAEWVLCQREQQLPINEGKLFSTASEIMSKDGGPGISHEWAVDFLLRHNLGLQALTTCSRLLPPKAQEHVHSFTRFMTKQVTLQNFAQSSIGAMDELSVFIDLEQLDPASADSFSMMSAFQLVGETDPLMDIVLTGLADGTMLPTMVFLNGAPLKPDAPSLPNVILLEAKPEGFTNEERLQLWFDKVWRQHVDPGSGGKGLLLMDTYRGHISDDFLASLNSANTLPGIVPRSCSCRLQPLEVCVGPVLREFLQARWSQHVMEAPQDLIGAEPADLALLLSTWIIEMLDILAAKPELLQRSFDQLLSSSPDLEPAEVSKLVRSLTETLIVSTIQEQDAEEAVEAGEKSNSSDITFPSPLPSPPANPQTLKKIFEKDSDLESFHGFEDSEITDC; this is encoded by the exons ATGGCTGAGTCAGAATTGTACATGCAATGTGAGGAGGAGGACTTTGCAGCATGTCAGGGTAACATTGATGAAACAGTGGACATGGCCGATGCAG GTGTCTCGCTAGTTCCTTCTGATGCTGCTGCAGCATCAACTGTACAGTCTCCTACAACAGAGGACACTATCAAGACAACAGTTCTGCCAGTTGCTGCTG CTCCTGTTGTGCCCAAGCAACTGTTGTCCAGTGTCCTGCAGCCCATACAGATGGCTGCCGGTGGCACCCCTGGTCAGCCCATCTACATCGCATCACAG CTATCTCCAGGTGCTCCCCAGAACCTGACAACATCTATAGGTTACATTGTACCTACTGGCACTGGACAACCTGTAGCATTCCTATCTCCAG CTCAGGCAAGCCAGATCATCACCTCTCAGCTTGCTTCTCCATCAGGCACACCACAACCAACATCTCCAGAAAACTACACCACAGTTCAGATCCCAGTCAAACTTACAATTTGCGGGCCGTCTGGTGTACATAACATCGCTGCTGTGGCCTCTGCTGGGATGCCTGCTCGGGGCCTCTCCTCGTCCAGTCTTCTTCCTGTCTCCTCTCCAGCTGACTCTG TCCAAGTTACCAGCCCATCGCCTACTGCACCACCCACAGCTGCCTCTGAAGTGGTGAATTCAGAAGTACAGTCAAAAGAGGTTGTCAGCAGCCCACGGACAGAGCCTAACCCCACAGTTCCAGCAGAAATGCCCACCCAAAAGGCTCAATCAGAAGGGCTCGCCCTCACAGTTTCAGTGGCAAGGCCCACCCACTTAGCTCCATTGGGAGTTTCTACCTTCACAGCAGCAGGAACAACCAGCACAGCTTCAGCAGCAGGGCCCACCCTCACAGCTCCAGTGACAACCTTCAGAGCTCCAATGGCAGTGACAACCCGCACAGTTCCAGTTACAGCGTCTGCTCGCACTATTCATGAAGCAGGATCTACCCTTTCAGGTCCAAGCACAGTGCACACCCAGGCCTCTTCTCAAATCCCTCAGCGTAACCTTCCTCTTTTGGCCCCAAAACCACAATCTCCCCGATCTGTTACACAAG TATTTCAGGGTGCATCCAGGCCACCACAAACCTGCTCTGTCTGTGGGGCTTCTTATAAAGCTGTTCCATCTCTTCGTGGCTACCTCTGT CGATGCAATCAAAAGCTTGTAAATAGCATCCAAGCCTTGTCTGTTCAGCTGAGAAAGAAAAGGGCAAAGCGAGTCTCACACAGGAGCCCTACTGGCCACTCGTCCTTCTCAACATCTGCTGGTGGAAGGCGTCCATCaacctctccttctcctcctcctcctattTACCCCCCTGTATCTGCCTCTGTAAAACACGTCACCACCTCTGAGATACCAGAGGGAGCTCCCAGTCCTGGCACTGGGGACTATGATCAGCACGGCAAGCTCATCATACTAGTAGAGGACTTCTTTTATGGAAAGGACCCTGGTCAGCCTGTCCTGATAGAGAATAACCAAGCGCCTATCATGATGAAATGCCATCTCTGTGACAAGAAGTTGAAGAACAACATCAA GCTGATGAACCACATGAAGCACCACATGGAAATGGAGCGCCAGAGTGGTGATGTTGACTGCCACACCGAGTGCCAGCATTGCTTCCGGAACTTTTCCTCACCTTTCACCTTGCAGTGCCACGTTGAGACTGTCCACAGTCAGGTAGAATGCACAG ccctctgtaAAATATGTGAATTGTCCTTTGAAAATGAGCCTCTGTTTCTGAATCACATGAAACTTATCCACAAGCCTGGAGAAATGCCATACATGTGTCAG gtATGCAATTTCCGCTCGTCCTTCTACAATGATGTTGTAGTCCACTTCCGAGAGCTCCACAAGGACACAAACTGTCTGCAGTGCTCTTATTGCCTCAAAGTGTTCAAGTCCAGCAACGGCTACCAGTTACACTACAGCAAGCATCAG AAAAAAACTGTGCAGCATTGTGACAAGTGCCGGCTTCAGTTTCTCTATTCGAAAGAGAAGGCAGAACATAAGGCTCTATTCCATCGGACTCATCTCAAACCTGTACAACTGATGGGGCTTAAGCCTGGTACCAGG GTAACCATCCGGGCTTATTCAATGAAAAAGGTAGATAATGGCTCTACCCTAAAAGCACCTAGCAAGAGTGCTCACAGCCCTCCTCTGAAGGAGATCCCTCCATCCCCTGCACCTTCAGTTGCTGTACCTCGGTGCTCTGGTCAAAAAATCACACCTGCAAAAAGGAAGCCTGTGGAGAGCATGCTGGAACTCATGACTAAGTTTCAGAACCAATG TGAACCAGCAAAAAAACAGTTCTGCATGGAATGTAACTATGAGATTCCAGATTTTTCCAGCCACTTTCCCACCTTTGTGCACTGTTCCTTGTGCCACTATCGCACCTGCTGTTCCAGAGCTTATGCCAACCACAtgatcag taaCCATGTTTCTCGCAAAACTACAACTAAATACTTGAACTTGTACAAGCCTTGTCCAAA ATTGGGTCATCTAAGCTGCTATTCATGTGATTACACCACTGAGGTTGGGGACTCCATGGCCAAACATCTTGCAGCGAATCCTGGCCACTCTTCCAGCTACTGCAAGTTCAGTG AAGGATTTTCTCGTGGCTACAAAAG ATTTGTCTTCATACCAACTGACCTGATTCGTCCAGATCAGAGGCCTGATACAAGGACCCTTCTTCCTCTCCATGTAATACAAGTGGCTCAGCATTCACTTTCGGACCCCAGTAAATCTGGCACTCCTCCTAATCAATGCACTAACCTTCCTGTTAGCACTGCCCACACGCCATCAATCCCCATTCAGGTGCAACCTGTTGATCAAAGCACTGTGCCTGATGAGAACTGTGGGACTCAGCCAAAGGATTCAAGTCCACAAAAAAGTGGGCTTTCCAATAGTGCCCACTCTCGGCCAGAAATTGCAGTGGGAGGGTCCCTTACTTTAGCTCAACTCAAGATGGTGCTCTACGCCCTTTGCTTCGGTGTTCCTCAGGCAGCAAACCACTTTGACACGCAGCCACAGGAAGTTCAGTCCTTGTTACTTAAGCGTCAAAATCAGCTTGGGCCCCTGAAAAGCAGAGAAGGTTTGATTCCTCGGGCAAGTGACCGGCTAGCTGAGTGGGTGTTGTGTCAGCGTGAGCAGCAGCTACCTATAAATGAGGGGAAACTTTTCTCCACAGCCTCTGAGATCATGAGCAAAGATGGCGGACCAGGAATCTCCCATGAGTGGGCTGTGGATTTTCTGTTGCGCCATAATCTAGGTCTGCAGGCGTTGACCACATGCAGCCGACTACTACCTCCTAAAGCTCAGGAACATGTGCATTCTTTTACTCGCTTCATGACTAAGCAGGTCACCTTACAGAACTTTGCTCAGTCTTCCATTGGTGCTATGGATGAGCTCTCTGTCTTCATAGATTTGGAGCAGCTAGATCCAGCCTCTGCTGATTCCTTTTCCATGATGTCTGCATTCCAGTTGGTTGGTGAAACAGACCCACTTATGGACATCGTACTCACAGGTTTGGCTGATGGCACGATGTTACCTACCATGGTGTTTCTCAACGGTGCGCCCCTCAAACCAGACGCACCATCGTTACCAAATGTCATTCTCTTAGAGGCAAAGCCAGAGGGCTTCACGAATGAAGAAAGACTACAACTGTGGTTTGACAAAGTCTGGCGCCAGCATGTGGACCCTGGCTCTGGAGGGAAGGGGTTGCTGCTTATGGACACTTACCGTGGACACATTTCTGATGACTTCTTGGCATCGCTCAACAGTGCCAATACTCTTCCAGGCATAGTTCCGCGCTCCTGCTCATGTCGATTGCAACCTCTGGAGGTTTGTGTTGGGCCTGTGTTGCGAGAGTTCCTGCAAGCTCGCTGGAGCCAGCATGTGATGGAAGCACCACAAGATCTGATTGGTGCAGAACCTGCTGACCTGGCTCTTTTACTCTCAACCTGGATCATTGAGATGCTGGATATTTTGGCAGCAAAACCGGAACTTCTTCAACGTAGTTTTGATCAGTTGTTGAGCTCCTCTCCAGACTTGGAACCTGCAGAGGTTTCTAAGTTAGTGCGTAGTCTGACTGAAACACTCATTGTCTCCACAATTCAGGAACAAGATGCTGAAGAAGCTGTGGAGGCTGGGGAGAAAAGCAATTCTTCAGATATTACTTTTCCAAGCCCATTGCCCTCCCCACCAGCCAATCCCCAGACTTTGAAAAAGATCTTTGAGAAAGATAGTGATCTGGAATCTTTTCATGGCTTTGAAGATTCAGAAATTACAGACTGCTAA
- the pogza gene encoding pogo transposable element with ZNF domain isoform X2, translating into MAESELYMQCEEEDFAACQGNIDETVDMADAGVSLVPSDAAAASTVQSPTTEDTIKTTVLPVAAAPVVPKQLLSSVLQPIQMAAGGTPGQPIYIASQLSPGAPQNLTTSIGYIVPTGTGQPVAFLSPAQASQIITSQLASPSGTPQPTSPENYTTVQIPVKLTICGPSGVHNIAAVASAGMPARGLSSSSLLPVSSPADSVQVTSPSPTAPPTAASEVVNSEVQSKEVVSSPRTEPNPTVPAEMPTQKAQSEGLALTVSVARPTHLAPLGVSTFTAAGTTSTASAAGPTLTAPVTTFRAPMAVTTRTVPVTASARTIHEAGSTLSGPSTVHTQASSQIPQRNLPLLAPKPQSPRSVTQVFQGASRPPQTCSVCGASYKAVPSLRGYLCRCNQKLVNSIQALSVQLRKKRAKRVSHRSPTGHSSFSTSAGGRRPSTSPSPPPPIYPPVSASVKHVTTSEIPEGAPSPGTGDYDQHGKLIILVEDFFYGKDPGQPVLIENNQAPIMMKCHLCDKKLKNNIKLMNHMKHHMEMERQSGDVDCHTECQHCFRNFSSPFTLQCHVETVHSQVECTALCKICELSFENEPLFLNHMKLIHKPGEMPYMCQVCNFRSSFYNDVVVHFRELHKDTNCLQCSYCLKVFKSSNGYQLHYSKHQKKTVQHCDKCRLQFLYSKEKAEHKALFHRTHLKPVQLMGLKPGTRVTIRAYSMKKVDNGSTLKAPSKSAHSPPLKEIPPSPAPSVAVPRCSGQKITPAKRKPVESMLELMTKFQNQCEPAKKQFCMECNYEIPDFSSHFPTFVHCSLCHYRTCCSRAYANHMISNHVSRKTTTKYLNLYKPCPKLGHLSCYSCDYTTEVGDSMAKHLAANPGHSSSYCKFSGFSRGYKRFVFIPTDLIRPDQRPDTRTLLPLHVIQVAQHSLSDPSKSGTPPNQCTNLPVSTAHTPSIPIQVQPVDQSTVPDENCGTQPKDSSPQKSGLSNSAHSRPEIAVGGSLTLAQLKMVLYALCFGVPQAANHFDTQPQEVQSLLLKRQNQLGPLKSREGLIPRASDRLAEWVLCQREQQLPINEGKLFSTASEIMSKDGGPGISHEWAVDFLLRHNLGLQALTTCSRLLPPKAQEHVHSFTRFMTKQVTLQNFAQSSIGAMDELSVFIDLEQLDPASADSFSMMSAFQLVGETDPLMDIVLTGLADGTMLPTMVFLNGAPLKPDAPSLPNVILLEAKPEGFTNEERLQLWFDKVWRQHVDPGSGGKGLLLMDTYRGHISDDFLASLNSANTLPGIVPRSCSCRLQPLEVCVGPVLREFLQARWSQHVMEAPQDLIGAEPADLALLLSTWIIEMLDILAAKPELLQRSFDQLLSSSPDLEPAEVSKLVRSLTETLIVSTIQEQDAEEAVEAGEKSNSSDITFPSPLPSPPANPQTLKKIFEKDSDLESFHGFEDSEITDC; encoded by the exons ATGGCTGAGTCAGAATTGTACATGCAATGTGAGGAGGAGGACTTTGCAGCATGTCAGGGTAACATTGATGAAACAGTGGACATGGCCGATGCAG GTGTCTCGCTAGTTCCTTCTGATGCTGCTGCAGCATCAACTGTACAGTCTCCTACAACAGAGGACACTATCAAGACAACAGTTCTGCCAGTTGCTGCTG CTCCTGTTGTGCCCAAGCAACTGTTGTCCAGTGTCCTGCAGCCCATACAGATGGCTGCCGGTGGCACCCCTGGTCAGCCCATCTACATCGCATCACAG CTATCTCCAGGTGCTCCCCAGAACCTGACAACATCTATAGGTTACATTGTACCTACTGGCACTGGACAACCTGTAGCATTCCTATCTCCAG CTCAGGCAAGCCAGATCATCACCTCTCAGCTTGCTTCTCCATCAGGCACACCACAACCAACATCTCCAGAAAACTACACCACAGTTCAGATCCCAGTCAAACTTACAATTTGCGGGCCGTCTGGTGTACATAACATCGCTGCTGTGGCCTCTGCTGGGATGCCTGCTCGGGGCCTCTCCTCGTCCAGTCTTCTTCCTGTCTCCTCTCCAGCTGACTCTG TCCAAGTTACCAGCCCATCGCCTACTGCACCACCCACAGCTGCCTCTGAAGTGGTGAATTCAGAAGTACAGTCAAAAGAGGTTGTCAGCAGCCCACGGACAGAGCCTAACCCCACAGTTCCAGCAGAAATGCCCACCCAAAAGGCTCAATCAGAAGGGCTCGCCCTCACAGTTTCAGTGGCAAGGCCCACCCACTTAGCTCCATTGGGAGTTTCTACCTTCACAGCAGCAGGAACAACCAGCACAGCTTCAGCAGCAGGGCCCACCCTCACAGCTCCAGTGACAACCTTCAGAGCTCCAATGGCAGTGACAACCCGCACAGTTCCAGTTACAGCGTCTGCTCGCACTATTCATGAAGCAGGATCTACCCTTTCAGGTCCAAGCACAGTGCACACCCAGGCCTCTTCTCAAATCCCTCAGCGTAACCTTCCTCTTTTGGCCCCAAAACCACAATCTCCCCGATCTGTTACACAAG TATTTCAGGGTGCATCCAGGCCACCACAAACCTGCTCTGTCTGTGGGGCTTCTTATAAAGCTGTTCCATCTCTTCGTGGCTACCTCTGT CGATGCAATCAAAAGCTTGTAAATAGCATCCAAGCCTTGTCTGTTCAGCTGAGAAAGAAAAGGGCAAAGCGAGTCTCACACAGGAGCCCTACTGGCCACTCGTCCTTCTCAACATCTGCTGGTGGAAGGCGTCCATCaacctctccttctcctcctcctcctattTACCCCCCTGTATCTGCCTCTGTAAAACACGTCACCACCTCTGAGATACCAGAGGGAGCTCCCAGTCCTGGCACTGGGGACTATGATCAGCACGGCAAGCTCATCATACTAGTAGAGGACTTCTTTTATGGAAAGGACCCTGGTCAGCCTGTCCTGATAGAGAATAACCAAGCGCCTATCATGATGAAATGCCATCTCTGTGACAAGAAGTTGAAGAACAACATCAA GCTGATGAACCACATGAAGCACCACATGGAAATGGAGCGCCAGAGTGGTGATGTTGACTGCCACACCGAGTGCCAGCATTGCTTCCGGAACTTTTCCTCACCTTTCACCTTGCAGTGCCACGTTGAGACTGTCCACAGTCAGGTAGAATGCACAG ccctctgtaAAATATGTGAATTGTCCTTTGAAAATGAGCCTCTGTTTCTGAATCACATGAAACTTATCCACAAGCCTGGAGAAATGCCATACATGTGTCAG gtATGCAATTTCCGCTCGTCCTTCTACAATGATGTTGTAGTCCACTTCCGAGAGCTCCACAAGGACACAAACTGTCTGCAGTGCTCTTATTGCCTCAAAGTGTTCAAGTCCAGCAACGGCTACCAGTTACACTACAGCAAGCATCAG AAAAAAACTGTGCAGCATTGTGACAAGTGCCGGCTTCAGTTTCTCTATTCGAAAGAGAAGGCAGAACATAAGGCTCTATTCCATCGGACTCATCTCAAACCTGTACAACTGATGGGGCTTAAGCCTGGTACCAGG GTAACCATCCGGGCTTATTCAATGAAAAAGGTAGATAATGGCTCTACCCTAAAAGCACCTAGCAAGAGTGCTCACAGCCCTCCTCTGAAGGAGATCCCTCCATCCCCTGCACCTTCAGTTGCTGTACCTCGGTGCTCTGGTCAAAAAATCACACCTGCAAAAAGGAAGCCTGTGGAGAGCATGCTGGAACTCATGACTAAGTTTCAGAACCAATG TGAACCAGCAAAAAAACAGTTCTGCATGGAATGTAACTATGAGATTCCAGATTTTTCCAGCCACTTTCCCACCTTTGTGCACTGTTCCTTGTGCCACTATCGCACCTGCTGTTCCAGAGCTTATGCCAACCACAtgatcag taaCCATGTTTCTCGCAAAACTACAACTAAATACTTGAACTTGTACAAGCCTTGTCCAAA ATTGGGTCATCTAAGCTGCTATTCATGTGATTACACCACTGAGGTTGGGGACTCCATGGCCAAACATCTTGCAGCGAATCCTGGCCACTCTTCCAGCTACTGCAAGTTCAGTG GATTTTCTCGTGGCTACAAAAG ATTTGTCTTCATACCAACTGACCTGATTCGTCCAGATCAGAGGCCTGATACAAGGACCCTTCTTCCTCTCCATGTAATACAAGTGGCTCAGCATTCACTTTCGGACCCCAGTAAATCTGGCACTCCTCCTAATCAATGCACTAACCTTCCTGTTAGCACTGCCCACACGCCATCAATCCCCATTCAGGTGCAACCTGTTGATCAAAGCACTGTGCCTGATGAGAACTGTGGGACTCAGCCAAAGGATTCAAGTCCACAAAAAAGTGGGCTTTCCAATAGTGCCCACTCTCGGCCAGAAATTGCAGTGGGAGGGTCCCTTACTTTAGCTCAACTCAAGATGGTGCTCTACGCCCTTTGCTTCGGTGTTCCTCAGGCAGCAAACCACTTTGACACGCAGCCACAGGAAGTTCAGTCCTTGTTACTTAAGCGTCAAAATCAGCTTGGGCCCCTGAAAAGCAGAGAAGGTTTGATTCCTCGGGCAAGTGACCGGCTAGCTGAGTGGGTGTTGTGTCAGCGTGAGCAGCAGCTACCTATAAATGAGGGGAAACTTTTCTCCACAGCCTCTGAGATCATGAGCAAAGATGGCGGACCAGGAATCTCCCATGAGTGGGCTGTGGATTTTCTGTTGCGCCATAATCTAGGTCTGCAGGCGTTGACCACATGCAGCCGACTACTACCTCCTAAAGCTCAGGAACATGTGCATTCTTTTACTCGCTTCATGACTAAGCAGGTCACCTTACAGAACTTTGCTCAGTCTTCCATTGGTGCTATGGATGAGCTCTCTGTCTTCATAGATTTGGAGCAGCTAGATCCAGCCTCTGCTGATTCCTTTTCCATGATGTCTGCATTCCAGTTGGTTGGTGAAACAGACCCACTTATGGACATCGTACTCACAGGTTTGGCTGATGGCACGATGTTACCTACCATGGTGTTTCTCAACGGTGCGCCCCTCAAACCAGACGCACCATCGTTACCAAATGTCATTCTCTTAGAGGCAAAGCCAGAGGGCTTCACGAATGAAGAAAGACTACAACTGTGGTTTGACAAAGTCTGGCGCCAGCATGTGGACCCTGGCTCTGGAGGGAAGGGGTTGCTGCTTATGGACACTTACCGTGGACACATTTCTGATGACTTCTTGGCATCGCTCAACAGTGCCAATACTCTTCCAGGCATAGTTCCGCGCTCCTGCTCATGTCGATTGCAACCTCTGGAGGTTTGTGTTGGGCCTGTGTTGCGAGAGTTCCTGCAAGCTCGCTGGAGCCAGCATGTGATGGAAGCACCACAAGATCTGATTGGTGCAGAACCTGCTGACCTGGCTCTTTTACTCTCAACCTGGATCATTGAGATGCTGGATATTTTGGCAGCAAAACCGGAACTTCTTCAACGTAGTTTTGATCAGTTGTTGAGCTCCTCTCCAGACTTGGAACCTGCAGAGGTTTCTAAGTTAGTGCGTAGTCTGACTGAAACACTCATTGTCTCCACAATTCAGGAACAAGATGCTGAAGAAGCTGTGGAGGCTGGGGAGAAAAGCAATTCTTCAGATATTACTTTTCCAAGCCCATTGCCCTCCCCACCAGCCAATCCCCAGACTTTGAAAAAGATCTTTGAGAAAGATAGTGATCTGGAATCTTTTCATGGCTTTGAAGATTCAGAAATTACAGACTGCTAA
- the psmb4 gene encoding proteasome subunit beta type-4 → MEANGLKLNFWESGPAPGQFYSFPGTSHSTVPGCGPIKHTLNPMVTGTSVLGVKFTGGVIIAADMLGSYGSLARFRNISRLMKVNDTTIMGASGDYADYQYLKQIIEQMVIDEELLGDGHSYSPKAIHSWLTRVMYNRRSRMNPLWNTVVIGGFYNGESFLGYVDKLGVAYEAPTVATGFGAYLAQPLMREVVENKAEITKDEARALIERCLKVLYYRDARSYNRHEIAIVTEEGVEILGPLSSETNWDIAKMVSGFE, encoded by the exons ATGGAGGCGAACGGGCTGAAGCTGAATTTCTGGGAGAGCGGACCAGCACCTGGCCAATTTTATTCCTTTCCAGGAACAAGCCACAGCACGGTTCCAGGATGTGGAcccatcaaacacacact TAACCCCATGGTGACAGGGACATCGGTGCTGGGGGTGAAATTTACAGGTGGTGTCATCATCGCTGCCGACATGCTCGGCTCCTATGGCTCTCTGGCCCGCTTCCGCAACATCTCCCGTCTCATGAAAGTCAACGACACCACCATCATGGGGGCTTCAGGGGACTATGCAGACTACCAGTACCTTAAACAGATCATTGAACAGATGGT GATTGATGAGGAGCTCCTTGGAGACGGCCACAGCTACAGTCCCAAAGCTATCCACTCCTGGCTTACACGGGTCATGTACAATCGACGTAGCCGAATGAACCCACTGTGGAATACTGTTGTTATTGGTGGATTCTACAATGGAGAAAG CTTCCTTGGCTATGTTGACAAACTAGGTGTTGCATATGAGGCACCAACAGTAGCAACAGGATTTGGTGCCTACTTGGCTCAG ccCTTGATGAGGGAGGTGGTAGAGAACAAGGCTGAGATTACCAAGGATGAGGCACGAGCACTGATAGAGAGATGCCTCAAAGTACTGTACTACCGAGATGCTCGTTCCTACAACAGA CATGAGATTGCCATTGTGACTGAAGAAGGAGTTGAGATTCTTGGACCACTGTCATCAGAAACAAACTGGGATATCGCCAAAATGGTCAG TGGGTTTGAATGA